Proteins encoded within one genomic window of Ovis aries strain OAR_USU_Benz2616 breed Rambouillet chromosome 1, ARS-UI_Ramb_v3.0, whole genome shotgun sequence:
- the SHE gene encoding SH2 domain-containing adapter protein E — translation MQWPPVPGASPCLSWASSLACFAATTLLSRAGRAPLMAAKWFKEFPLNLKTVSERAKPGGGGGGKLRKNSEAGGSGPAPGKGRKNSAAELGSGRAGVGPPKDSRLSRDSLQSLIQAAAGKGRKNSRTTEEEPHRGAAKSSGCSTYINRLIKVDTQEKNGKSNYPSSSSSSSSSSSSSSSASSSPSSLGPELDKGKIIKQQDTVIILEDYADPYDAKRTKGQRDAERVGENDGYMEPYDAQQMITEIRRRGSKDPLVKALQLLDSPCEPGENGPKPEALAKRRSSKELLGKPPQLYDTPYEPAAEAGAFAAEGPERKARLPPDSHGRLPQDDERPAAEYEQPWEWKKEQIVRALSVQFEGSERPSVKEEAVRQHHRQKSWTQKILKPALTDHSEGERVDPALPLEKQPWYHGAITRAEAESRLQSCKEAGYLVRNSESGTSRYSIALKTSQGCVHIIVAQTKDNKYTLNQTSAVFGSIPEVVHYYSSEKLPFKGAEHMTLLYPVHSKLHQGSASKSPSGASHT, via the exons ATGCAGTGGCCCCCGGTCCCTGGCGCCTCTCCGTGTCTAAGCTGGGCCTCCTCGCTCGCCTGCTTCGCGGCCACGACGCTCCTGAGCCGCGCCGGCCGGGCCCCCCTCATGGCGGCCAAGTGGTTCAAGGAGTTCCCCCTGAACCTGAAGACCGTGTCGGAGCGGGCCAAGCCCGGCGGCGGGGGAGGCGGCAAACTGCGCAAGAACTCGGAGGCGGGCGGCTCCGGGCCCGCCCCGGGCAAGGGCCGCAAGAACTCAGCGGCCGAGCTGGGCAGCGGTCGGGCCGGGGTCGGCCCCCCCAAGGACAGCCGGCTGTCCCGGGATAGCCTGCAGAGCCTGATTCAGGCCGCCGCCGGCAAAGGCCGCAAAAACTCCCGGACCACCGAGGAGGAGCCCCACCGGGGCGCGGCCAAGAGCTCAGGCTGCAGCACCTACATCAACAGGCTCATCAAAGTGGACACTCAGGAGAAGAACGGGAAGAGCAACTACCccagcagcagtagtagtagcagcagtagcagcagcagctcttcctCCGCGTCCTCTTCCCCTTCGTCTCTGGGCCCCGAGCTGGACAAGGGCAAGATTATTAAGCAGCAAGACACG GTCATCATTTTAGAAGACTATGCTGACCCTTACGATGCGAAACGGACGAAAGGTCAAAGGGATGCAGAGAGAGTAGGGGAGAACGACGGTTATATGGAACCCTATGATGCCCAGCAAATGATAACAG AAATCAGACGACGAGGTTCCAAAGACCCCCTGGTGAAGGCGCTTCAGCTGCTCGACAGCCCGTGCGAGCCTGGAGAGAACGGCCCGAAGCCCGAGGCGCTGGCGAAGCGCCGAAGCTCCAAGGAGCTGCTGGGGAAGCCGCCGCAGCTCTACGACACGCCCTATGAGCCGGCGGCCGAGGCGGGCGCGTTCGCCGCCGAGGGGCCGGAGCGGAAGGCGAGGTTGCCCCCGGACAGCCACGGACGGCTGCCCCAGGACGACGAGAGGCCCGCGGCCGAGTACGAGCAGCCTTGGGAGTGGAAGAAGGAGCAGATCGTGCGGGCGCTATCGG TTCAGTTTGAGGGCTCTGAGCGGCCTTCTGTCAAGGAGGAGGCAGTGAGGCAGCACCACCGGCAGAAGAGCTGGACCCAGAAGATCTTGAAGCCAGCCCTGACCGACCACAGTGAGGGGGAGCGAGTGGACCCAGCCCTGCCGCTGGAGAAGCAGCC TTGGTATCATGGTGCCATCACCCGTGCTGAGGCAGAGAGTCGACTACAGTCCTGCAAAGAAGCTGGGTACCTGGTTCGAAACAGCGAGTCAGGAACCAGTAGGTACTCCATTGCACTAAA GACTAGTCAAGGATGCGTCCACATCATAGTGGCTCAGACCAAAGACAACAAGTACACCCTGAATCAGACGAGTGCTGTCTTTGGCAGCATCCCGGAAGTGGTACACTATTACTCCAGTGAGAAACTGCCCTTCAAGGGGGCAGAGCACATGACCTTGCTCTACCCTGTACACAGCAAGCTGCACCAAGGTTCAGCCTCCAAAAGCCCCAGCGGAGCCTCTCACACCTAG